The genomic DNA ATCAGCGGTATCCCGTCGGCGCGGCACAGCGGATCCACGATCCGCGCCGCGGCGTCGCACGACAGGACGGTGACCAGATCACGGCGACCGCCCACGGCACGGCACACGGCTGCCGTTTCGAGCAGCGCGCTGCCCAGTTCGGCGTCGCTGACCGACCCGGAGGTGTCGATGACCACGCTCACCCGAGGTGGTGTGCGCCGCAGGCTCGGCAGCACGACACCGGGCAGCCCGGGCGACCGCCGTGCGGGTCGACCGTAGGTGTAGTCCTCGCCGACGCCGGGGGCGGAGACCGCCGAGCGAATGGCCGCTCCCAGCAGATCTCGCCAGGGTTGCGGCGGGTGCAATGCCTCCTCCGCCCAGCGTCGCCATCCCCCGGGTGTGTCGCCCGGACGGCCGATAATGCCCTGCGCCACGCGGAATCGGACCGCGTCGCGTTCCTGCTCGCTGAGACCGTCCGCGCCGTCGGGCCCCAACTCCCACTCGCGGTCCAGTCCGTCGGCGCCGCTGCCGCAGTCCAGCCACGCCATATCCTGCGTGTGCTGCCCCAGGCGGAACTGATGCAGGTAGTCCTCCATGAGTTCGCCGTCGGGCAATCCCAGGGTCGCGGGCAGGACCGCGCCCTCGGGCCGAACCAGCCCGTCGCCGTACGCGTCGTCGTTGATTTCGGCGTCCGCGGCGATATTCATCCGCAGCCGTTCCCCCGGTCCGGTCAGGTTGTGCTCGCGGGCGAATCGATCGCTGCGCCCGTGATGGTCGCGCAGCAGATGCGAAACCTCATGCACCAGTACCGAAGCCAGTTCCTCCACGGATGTGCGGTCCACGAACGCGGGCGACACGTAGCACCGCCAGTACCGATCCACGCCCATCGTGGGCACCCGGCGCGACTCGACCAGGTGCAGCGCGTACAGGGCGGTCGCCAGGTACGGCCGGGCACGAACGGCCAGCAGACGGGCGGTGAACAGCTTGTCGAAATCCAGATCCGCCATCATTGCCCCACCTTCGCGGCGACGCGGGCCGCGGCACGATCCGCGTCTCGGGACACCGACACCATACCGGCGAGTTGTTCGATCGATGCCGGTACGGCCCAATTGTCTTGGCGCAGTGTGGCAAGGGTGGTCGCGGGGACGACCACCAGGTCCGGCGCTCCGGTTTCCACGGCCTTCACCAGCAGCGCCCAGGCCGCGTCCCAGCGGGACCTGTCCGGTCGCCGACGAACCGCCGCCACCACGCCGTCGAGCACCGCCTGGCGCAGATCTCCGCGTTCGGGCAGGTCGGCGGCGGCCGGATCGGCGAGCAACGCCTCCGGGTCGGGAAGGTCCATCCGGTCGATGGCGGTCAGCAGTTCGAAGCCCGGACCATCGCCGACGGTCCCCCGGACCAGCAGGGACAGCACATCCCGGCAGGCACCGGCCGCCGTGGCGAAGGCGATCAGTCGCAGCGTCATCTCCCAGCTTCGCGGCGACGGCCAGGCGCCGCCCCGCCGTGCCTCGCTACTGGGCAGCTGATGCACCAGTTTAGGCCGGGCCGCGAGCAGTCCGCACACCGCCCGCCGAGCGAAAGCCACTGCCTCCGAAAACTTTTCGGGATCGAGCGTGGGCAAGGTCGCATGCGGCCAAGTCCCGCCGAGGCCACGCACGACCACGTCATGGTCGTGCGTCCACTGCAGATGCACGAATCGGTTGGCCAACGGCGGACTCAACTCCCAGCCATCGGCCGCCGACGAGCGCGGATTGGCGGCGGCAACAATGCGAACACCGGCAGGCAGCTGCAGCGCCCCGATCCGCCGCTCCAGAACGAGGCGAAGCAGAGCCGCCTGCACGGCGGGCGGCGCGGTCGACAACTCATCCAGAAACAACAGCCCCCGCCCGGCTCGCACGAGCCGAACGGCCCAATCCGGCGGAGCCATCGGAACCCCCTGGGCCGCAGGATCATCTCCGACAACGGGCAGTCCCGAAAAGTCCGACGGCTCATGCACACTCGCAATCACAGTGGTCAACGGAAGCTCCAGAGCCTCGGCAAGCCGAGTCAACGCCGCAGTCTTCCCAATCCCAGGCTCCCCCCACAGAAGCACCGGCAGATCAGCAGCCACAGCCAACGTGAGCGCTTCCAGCTGAATATCCGTGCGCGACTCGGTGGTTGTCTCCCCGAGCAGAGTCAGCAGCTCGTCGGCGATATCGAGTTGGGAGACGCGGGCCGGGGTCGGAAGGCACGGTGTGTTTGCGGGCATATGCGAATCACCTTTGGGTTGAAGAGAATTGGGCGTGAAGGTCACGGGGATCGACGTGGGGTTGGATGGAATGGGTGGTTGTCGGGTCAATGGGAGATCACGTTGCACGGGCCGTCCGTCCCCAGGTCATCGCAAGACCACGTTGCGCGGGTAGTCTCCAAGTCGCCGGGAGAACCACATTGTGCAAATGAACCCAGGCCAACGCGAGACCGCATTGCGCGAATGATCGCCAAGTCAGCGCGAAATCGCA from Nocardia terpenica includes the following:
- a CDS encoding vWA domain-containing protein — protein: MMADLDFDKLFTARLLAVRARPYLATALYALHLVESRRVPTMGVDRYWRCYVSPAFVDRTSVEELASVLVHEVSHLLRDHHGRSDRFAREHNLTGPGERLRMNIAADAEINDDAYGDGLVRPEGAVLPATLGLPDGELMEDYLHQFRLGQHTQDMAWLDCGSGADGLDREWELGPDGADGLSEQERDAVRFRVAQGIIGRPGDTPGGWRRWAEEALHPPQPWRDLLGAAIRSAVSAPGVGEDYTYGRPARRSPGLPGVVLPSLRRTPPRVSVVIDTSGSVSDAELGSALLETAAVCRAVGGRRDLVTVLSCDAAARIVDPLCRADGIPLIGGGGTDLRTGFAKALRAQHRPDVVVVLTDGWTAWPTGRPPCRTVVGLFRRERSWREDDPDYVPDRPPTWARVVDIG
- a CDS encoding AAA family ATPase, which gives rise to MPANTPCLPTPARVSQLDIADELLTLLGETTTESRTDIQLEALTLAVAADLPVLLWGEPGIGKTAALTRLAEALELPLTTVIASVHEPSDFSGLPVVGDDPAAQGVPMAPPDWAVRLVRAGRGLLFLDELSTAPPAVQAALLRLVLERRIGALQLPAGVRIVAAANPRSSAADGWELSPPLANRFVHLQWTHDHDVVVRGLGGTWPHATLPTLDPEKFSEAVAFARRAVCGLLAARPKLVHQLPSSEARRGGAWPSPRSWEMTLRLIAFATAAGACRDVLSLLVRGTVGDGPGFELLTAIDRMDLPDPEALLADPAAADLPERGDLRQAVLDGVVAAVRRRPDRSRWDAAWALLVKAVETGAPDLVVVPATTLATLRQDNWAVPASIEQLAGMVSVSRDADRAAARVAAKVGQ